The following are encoded in a window of Castanea sativa cultivar Marrone di Chiusa Pesio chromosome 5, ASM4071231v1 genomic DNA:
- the LOC142636564 gene encoding G-type lectin S-receptor-like serine/threonine-protein kinase At1g11300 codes for MGLLSKTNLLLLPFLCCFCLNLTVAIDTIRSSQSINDSEYIISKGSVFKLGFFSPENSTNRYLGIWYNNISVFTVIWVGNREKPIKDSSGVLTISEDGNLVVLNGQAEILWSSNVSNSVTNSSATLGDFGNLVLRVDTTGLVLWESFQHPSDTILSRMKLSTSSRKDQRVQLTSWKGPSDPSIGSFSSGIDPPRIPEAFVWKEGHPYWRSGPWNGQVFIGMPNWNPGYYTGFTFIDDTNGTVFRTFTGLDMLHLSKIVLDWQGNVVHTYWDDGKEDWEVVHKNPEDECDVYGTCGAFGSCDLLSSPICSCLRGFEPKIIKEWNRGNWTSGCVRRTPLQCERLNNSIKEGKADGFLKLEMIKVPDFAELALDVNIEDCRKQCLENCSCVAYGYYTGIGCLSWSGNLIDLRHFSVGGSDIYIRLANLEFEEDRNLRVIITITVTIGAIAIASTAFLFWRWMAKKKRAMKSKSNESLLFDYLNDVKLQDLPIFTLEELATATNNFDMANKLGQGGFGPVYRGKLHNGQEIAVKRLCRASRQGLEEFMNEVALITKLQHRNLVRLLGCCIERDEKTLIYEYMPNKSLDAILFDPVHQKLLNWRKRFNIIEGICRGLLYLHRDSRLKIIHRDLKASNILLDQELNPKISDFGMARIFGGNEDQVKTKRVVGTYGYMSPEYAMRGLFSEKSDVFSFGVLLLEIVSGRRNTSICDEEQYSGLTGLAWKLWKDDNIMALVDPAIWDPCFQIDILKCIHVGLLCVQELARDRPNVSTVISMLKSEILDLPTPKQPAFMERQIASNIELAQQGQIRFSICDVNISTVSGR; via the exons ATGGGACTTCTTAGCAAGACAAACCTGTTGCTGTTGCCTTTCCTTTGCTGCTTCTGTTTAAACTTAACTGTCGCCATTGACACCATTAGATCATCTCAATCCATCAATGACTCCGAATACATAATTTCCAAGGGGAGTGTTTTCAAACTAGGATTCTTCAGCCCTGAAAATTCTACCAATCGCTACCTCGGAATCTGGTATAATAACATTTCTGTATTCACTGTCATATGGGTAGGTAATAGAGAGAAACCTATCAAGGATTCTTCTGGGGTTCTTACTATATCTGAGGATGGCAATCTTGTGGTACTAAATGGACAGGCAGAGATTCTTTGGTCATCGAATGTTTCAAATTCTGTAACCAATTCTAGTGCCACTCTTGGGGATTTTGGAAACCTTGTTTTGCGAGTTGATACTACAGGACTGGTACTATGGGAAAGTTTTCAACATCCTTCTGATACCATCTTGTCAAGGATGAAACTTAGTACTAGTTCAAGGAAAGATCAGAGAGTACAGTTGACATCATGGAAAGGCCCTTCTGATCCATCCATTGGTAGCTTCTCCTCAGGCATTGATCCACCAAGAATTCCTGAAGCTTTTGTTTGGAAAGAGGGTCACCCATATTGGCGGTCTGGTCCATGGAATGGTCAGGTCTTTATTGGAATGCCAAACTGGAATCCAGGATATTATACTGGATTTACATTCATTGATGACACAAACGGGACTGTTTTTAGAACTTTTACAGGTTTGGACATGTTACATTTGTCAAAAATTGTTTTGGATTGGCAAGGAAATGTAGTGCATACATATTGGGATGATGGGAAAGAGGATTGGGAGGTTGTGCATAAAAATCCAGAAGATGAGTGCGATGTTTATGGCACatgtggtgcatttggaagCTGTGATTTACTGAGTTCACCAATCTGCAGTTGTTTGAGAGGGTTTGAGCCAAAGATTATTAAGGAATGGAATAGAGGAAATTGGACAAGTGGTTGTGTAAGGAGGACACCATTGCAGTGTGAAAGATTGAACAATAGTATTAAAGAAGGAAAAGCAGATGGGTTTTTGAAACTGGAGATGATCAAAGTGCCAGACTTTGCAGAGTTGGCACTAGATGTGAATATAGAAGATTGTCGAAAGCAGTGTTTGGAGAATTGTTCTTGTGTAGCTTATGGATATTATACTGGCATTGGTTGTTTGTCATGGAGTGGAAACCTAATTGACCTACGACATTTCTCTGTTGGAGGATCAGATATATATATTCGTTTGGCCAATTTAGAATTCG AAGAGGATAGAAATTTGAGAGTAATCATCACAATTACAGTGACTATTGGAGCGATTGCTATAGCCAGCACTGCTTTCTTATTCTGGAGGTGGATGGCTAAGAAAAAGAGAG CAATGAAGAGTAAAAGCAATGAGAGTTTATTGTTTGACTACCTAAATGATGTGAAACTCCAAGATCTACCGATCTTTACTTTGGAAGAATTGGCAACAGCAACAAACAACTTTGATATGGCTAATAAGCTTGGACAAGGTGGCTTCGGTCCAGTCTATAGG GGTAAATTGCATAATGGACAAGAAATAGCAGTGAAGAGATTGTGTAGAGCCTCTAGACAAGGACTTGAAGAATTTATGAATGAGGTGGCGTTGATTACTAAACTCCAACATCGGAATCTTGTTAGACTTCTTGGTTGCTGCATTGAGCGAGACGAGAAGACGTTAATCTATGAATACATGCCAAACAAAAGTTTGGATGCAATTCTTTTTG ATCCAGTCCACCAAAAACTCCTTAATTGGAGAAAACGTTTCAACATTATCGAAGGAATTTGTCGCGGGTTGCTCTACCTTCATAGAGACTCTAGACTAAAGATTATTCATAGAGATCTAAAGGCATCTAACATTTTGTTAGATCAAGAGCTTAATCCAAAAATATCGGATTTTGGTATGGCTAGAATATTTGGAGGCAATGAAGATCAAGTAAAAACTAAAAGGGTTGTTGGGACATA TGGTTATATGTCTCCTGAATATGCAATGCGAGGGCTGTTTTCAGAGAAATCAGATGTCTTTAGCTTTGGCGTGTTATTACTAGAGATTGTTAGTGGGAGAAGAAACACTAGCATTTGCGATGAGGAGCAATATTCGGGCCTCACTGGATTG GCATGGAAATTGTGGAAAGATGACAACATTATGGCTTTGGTAGACCCAGCAATATGGGATCCATGCTTTCAAATTGACATTTTGAAATGTATACATGTCGGATTGCTGTGCGTGCAAGAACTGGCAAGAGATAGGCCAAATGTGTCTACTGTTATTTCAATGCTTAAGAGTGAGATTTTGGATTTGCCTACTCCAAAGCAACCTGCCTTCATGGAAAGGCAGATTGCTTCAAATATAGAGCTTGCTCAACAGGGTCAAATAAGATTCTCCATTTGTGATGTCAATATTTCAACAGTTAGTGGtcgataa
- the LOC142636565 gene encoding G-type lectin S-receptor-like serine/threonine-protein kinase At1g11330, whose product MKIESNESLLFDYLNDVKLQDLPIFNLEELAKATNNFDMANKLGQGGFGPVYRGKLHNGQEIAVKRLCRAFGQGLEEFMNEMALITKLQHRNLVRLLGCCIEGEEKMIIYEYMPNKSLDAIVFDPVHQKLLNWRKRFNIIEGICRGLLYLHRDSRLKIIHRDLKASNILLDQELNPKISDFGMARIFGGNEDQVKTKRVVGT is encoded by the exons ATGAAAATTGAAAGCAATGAGAGCTTATTGTTTGACTACCTAAACGATGTGAAACTCCAAGATCTACCAATCTTTAATTTGGAAGAATTGGCAAAAGCAACAAACAACTTTGATATGGCTAATAAGCTTGGACAAGGTGGCTTCGGTCCAGTCTATAGG GGTAAATTGCATAATGGACAAGAAATTGCAGTGAAGAGATTGTGTAGAGCCTTTGGACAAGGACTTGAAGAATTTATGAATGAGATGGCGTTGATTACTAAACTCCAACATCGGAATCTTGTTAGACTTCTCGGTTGCTGCATTGAGGGAGAAGAGAAGATGATAATCTATGAATACATGCCAAATAAAAGTTTGGATGCAATTGTTTTTG ATCCAGTCCACCAAAAACTCCTTAATTGGAGAAAACGTTTCAACATTATCGAAGGAATTTGTCGCGGGTTGCTCTACCTTCATAGGGACTCTAGACTAAAGATTATTCATAGAGATCTAAAGGCATCTAACATTTTGTTAGATCAAGAGCTTAATCCAAAAATATCGGATTTTGGTATGGCTAGAATATTTGGAGGCAATGAAGATCAAGTAAAAACTAAAAGGGTCGTCGGGACATAG
- the LOC142634604 gene encoding G-type lectin S-receptor-like serine/threonine-protein kinase At1g11300 → MDYKTGQNHATLFKSANRQKPLKDPSGILTISKEGNLVVLNGQVEIFWSLNVSNSVTNSSATLGYFGNLVLQVDPSGLVLWESFQHPSDSLLPKMKLSTNLRTDQRVQLTSWKSPSDPSIGSFSVGIDAPNIPEIFHWKEGHPYWRSGPWNGQVFLGIPNWNPLYRTRFIVVDDKQGTFFETFTDSDVLHLLRVVLDWQGNGLLTYWDDGKEDWEGLSRRFIKEWNRGNWTSGCVKRTPLQCERMNNSIEERKPDGFLKLEMIKVPDFAELALDVNIEEYNFTPALTAANIEIAAV, encoded by the exons ATGGACTACAAAACGGGCCaaaaccacgcaacattattcaAGTCAG CTAATAGACAGAAACCACTCAAAGATCCTTCTGGGATTCTTACTATATCCAAGGAAGGAAATCTTGTGGTACTAAATGGACAGGTTGAGATTTTTTGGTCATTGAATGTTTCAAATTCTGTAACCAATTCTAGTGCCACTCTTGGGTATTTCGGAAACCTTGTGTTGCAAGTTGATCCTTCAGGACTGGTATTGTGGGAAAGTTTTCAACATCCTTCTGATTCCCTCTTGCCAAAGATGAAACTTAGTACTAATTTAAGGACAGATCAGAGAGTACAGCTGACATCATGGAAAAGCCCTTCTGATCCATCTATTGGAAGCTTCTCTGTAGGCATTGATGCACCGAACATTCCTGAAATTTTTCATTGGAAAGAGGGTCACCCATATTGGCGGTCTGGTCCATGGAATGGTCAGGTCTTTCTTGGAATACCAAACTGGAATCCTTTATATCGTACTAGATTTATTGTGGTTGATGACAAACAAGGgacattttttgaaacttttactGATTCGGATGTCTTACATTTGTTAAGAGTTGTTTTGGATTGGCAAGGAAATGGATTGCTTACATATTGGGATGATGGGAAAGAGGATTGGGAG GGTTTGAGCCGAAGATTTATTAAGGAATGGAATAGAGGAAATTGGACTAGTGGATGTGTCAAGAGGACACCATTGCAGTGTGAAAGAATGAACAATAGtattgaagaaagaaaaccaGATGGGTTTTTGAAACTGGAGATGATCAAAGTGCCAGACTTTGCAGAGTTGGCACTAGATGTGAATATAGAAGAATACAACTTCACGCCTGCATTGACGGCAGCTAATATAGAGATTGCAGCAGTTTAA